Genomic window (Phragmites australis chromosome 5, lpPhrAust1.1, whole genome shotgun sequence):
GATAAATATGGCCTTCCTTATTAGGTCATCTCCAATGTCATACTGTCCACCTCGGAGCATCAGCTTGACCCTTGTTTCCAATACTGAAGCTTTCAGAAGAGCCAGCTCCTGCCAAAGATAAGTGTACTGGGCTTCTGACTGAGCTGGCCTAAAGCAGGAGAATGATGCTTCTCTCCATTTGCCAGCATGAGCAAGCATGGACTCAGCTGCCTGCTCTAACGCGTCAGAGCACAGGCGCAGCAGCTCTAGTGCCACGTTACATCGGTAGTAGGTGATAAATGTGTGTATCGCAAGTGGCACGACAATCTGTTTCACAAAGAACATCAATTCAGATGGCCTAAGTTCTACCAGCAGAGGATCAGAACCAAATCCAAAAACCATGAAGCAGGAAGCCCACAGGTGCTCAGAAGAATCTTTGATTGAGCCTTGGAGGTATACTGATTGGACCACAGCCTGAGCCATTCGTGTGCCTCCTCGTTTTCGAGAATATAGCCTGATCAGACCATGGAACTGTACATGTTCAGGCTTTGCACTGCATCTGGCAATTCCGAACCTCATTAACATTGCAACCGCTTCAGCTTCAGATCTCTTCATCCTAGAAGTTGCAAGGCCACAAGTTAGTGTCTGCCACCACTTCCTCCACCTTGGACCCCTCCGGTGCTTCTTTGGGACTTTATGTGCAGCCAGAGCCAACATGTGAATTGGAACTGCAGAAGGTGCAAACCAACCACACATTTGAACCATCCGAGTTGCCAGACTCCTTGGACCATCTGCATGATCAAATATCAATAAGCACACATCCAGCAGCCGGACAAGGATTTCATGATTTTTCAAGCTGAGAACTTCTCTCTcattccaaaaaaaatctcttatggGCGGTGTCCGATTCAATGTGTCAAGAAGCCTAGTTGGAGTGATTGGAAGCTCTGAGACTATAGCTCCAACAATACTTAGGCCAAGAGTGAGTCTTCCAAGCTTTTCCTCAATGATCTTGAGTGCATCGATTTCCAACAATGGATAGTCCTTGACACCTCCCTTCATTAGTGTCATTGCCTCAGCACCAGATAAATAAGAAAGCTTCATTGGTTCCAAGTTCATCACACGTGGAAGACATGTTGTTATGATAAAGTGAGTCTCCCCACCGAAGTGTGGCAGAAGGTCCATTATGACTCTCTTATCCCACCAGTCCTTCTCGCTCTCCAAATTATCAATTATTACTAAAAATGGTATGTTGCACATCAATTCTTGCCGAATTTTGGCAATGGCATCCTCTTCCTGCTCTTCAAAGCATTGGTCACTTCCTTTCTCATGCAAGTGACTATCTGTGCTTAAATCTACTTCCAGAAAAGTCTGAAGAGCCAAATAGTTTTGTCGAATATATCTGCTTTCCCCTCTGATCCATAAAACCATCTTATATCTCTGGCAGAATCTGTATGCATACTCCAAAACCAAGTCTGTCTTGCCAATTCCAGACTCCCCTGATATGCAAGCAATACCCTTTCCATAAAGTATGTTCCTAGATCTTTTCTTCGTCCCATACCTTACCCCATTCTTCACTCTCAATGGACGCCCATGCCGCGGTGGACTGCCTAGTCTCTGCATCTCAATGTCTTTCTCAGTCTCCTTCCACAAAATTGGCTCCTTACATTTGCAGTCATCGGTATTAACTTGCTCATGATTATTAGCAGACCCCCTGACCACGTGGCCTTTTCTTCTCTGCTTTGTCTTGAGCTCAAAATATTccctttctccatctccggTAACATCACCAAACAAAATGAGCTCCAATTCCGAGAGTTCTTTTTTCCTCCCAACAAAATCATCGTTACGAGGGAAAGGAAATTCCTCCTTCTCCAGCCTCCCTCTCCACCTGTTCACCCTATCAACTACACTTCTCCTGCCCAGTTTTGTGGCCAAAACAATAACTGTTTGCAGTATGCAATCTCTCCAATTGCCATCATTTGCTTCTAATTGCACATCTACCACCCGAGAAAGAGCATCAACCGATTCCATCCATTCATGTTCCATCCCACCATACAACATCCACAGCTCACCACCATGTTTCTCCCACAGTTCTCCTCTCTTCTCGATGATATCCCTTGTAAAGCAATCAGCAGCACCCAAGTCAAAAAATAAAGGGATAAGATTTTTCTTGCCGAAGAAGTTCCTGAGCTCCTCAATGGTATAAGGGTTGCCAAATGACTTCTTTGTGAGGATAACAACTCCATATGTGGAAGCATTCATTATCCTCTCGACAGCATCATGGCTGTGAGAATTCCAGCATCTAGACCTGTCAGAAGCAAAGCAGCTAATTCCATGGATCTCGAGTTCTGCACGAAGCCAGTTCGTGAACCTCAGCAGTGAAGCCTTGCGGCCATGAAATCCAATGTACACATCATAACTCCGAAGCCTGCTGACAGAGACAGCTGATGTCATCGGTTGAGATGATGAAGATTTCTGACATATTCCCCCCAATCTCTTGTGCTTCGCCTTTCGAGTCGAACGACCACCATTGCTAGTTGCTGATGAACTACCTTGGCATGGGCCATTGAAGGTGGAAATGAAGCTGGGATTGTTGTAGACAATTGCTGGAGTCCCAAAATTGCTTGAGGTGCAAAGGCTAATAGGAGGAGAAGCATCTGATGGCAAGATCCTCACGTTTGCTGATGGTATCTGCTCCTGTTGTATCAAGGAGTCACTGGAGAGTATGTCACTGATTTTCAGCACGATGCCATTTAAGGAGCACTTGTTCTCGGGATCAGCATGCTCCGGGACACGAGCAGACAGTGACCGTGGTGTGAAGAAAGGGGATTGGTTTGCTGAAACAAATGTCGAGGACGAGGACGAAAGGTTCCTTGATGCTGCCGAGACCAACACCTCGGCATCGGAGCTTTCATGTTGAAGCTTCATATGACCATTTTCAGCACTACCCAGCCCTCAGAATGGTTGAGAGTTCAATTCATCTCCGTGCAAATCGTTATCTGCAGAAGATAATGAAACGATTGCCTCAGTgatctgaacaaatagaa
Coding sequences:
- the LOC133918943 gene encoding uncharacterized protein LOC133918943; protein product: MKLQHESSDAEVLVSAASRNLSSSSSTFVSANQSPFFTPRSLSARVPEHADPENKCSLNGIVLKISDILSSDSLIQQEQIPSANVRILPSDASPPISLCTSSNFGTPAIVYNNPSFISTFNGPCQGSSSATSNGGRSTRKAKHKRLGGICQKSSSSQPMTSAVSVSRLRSYDVYIGFHGRKASLLRFTNWLRAELEIHGISCFASDRSRCWNSHSHDAVERIMNASTYGVVILTKKSFGNPYTIEELRNFFGKKNLIPLFFDLGAADCFTRDIIEKRGELWEKHGGELWMLYGGMEHEWMESVDALSRVVDVQLEANDGNWRDCILQTVIVLATKLGRRSVVDRVNRWRGRLEKEEFPFPRNDDFVGRKKELSELELILFGDVTGDGEREYFELKTKQRRKGHVVRGSANNHEQVNTDDCKCKEPILWKETEKDIEMQRLGSPPRHGRPLRVKNGVRYGTKKRSRNILYGKGIACISGESGIGKTDLVLEYAYRFCQRYKMVLWIRGESRYIRQNYLALQTFLEVDLSTDSHLHEKGSDQCFEEQEEDAIAKIRQELMCNIPFLVIIDNLESEKDWWDKRVIMDLLPHFGGETHFIITTCLPRVMNLEPMKLSYLSGAEAMTLMKGGVKDYPLLEIDALKIIEEKLGRLTLGLSIVGAIVSELPITPTRLLDTLNRTPPIRDFFWNEREVLSLKNHEILVRLLDVCLLIFDHADGPRSLATRMVQMCGWFAPSAVPIHMLALAAHKVPKKHRRGPRWRKWWQTLTCGLATSRMKRSEAEAVAMLMRFGIARCSAKPEHVQFHGLIRLYSRKRGGTRMAQAVVQSVYLQGSIKDSSEHLWASCFMVFGFGSDPLLVELRPSELMFFVKQIVVPLAIHTFITYYRCNVALELLRLCSDALEQAAESMLAHAGKWREASFSCFRPAQSEAQYTYLWQELALLKASVLETRVKLMLRGGQYDIGDDLIRKAIFIRTSICGEQHPDTISARETLSKLTRLLTTVQLS